In Triplophysa rosa linkage group LG18, Trosa_1v2, whole genome shotgun sequence, a genomic segment contains:
- the LOC130568776 gene encoding free fatty acid receptor 3-like, whose translation MTQHNISISINGSESKVKVRLVFIRIISLIEVPIMLLTLYALCLLVRSRHATSIFVIHLILSDLVQTMCQMIYATGSVRTPLLGLAYYYSLIVSVYLMACIALERYLLVSHPIWYKTHHSLKSSCSISLVIWCVPLGFADIKPPHLRFLAFPFTIVCLIPYLITALCFVGTWRGLSHATSLTPHKRRMILGTLFLVLLTYTFLLLPFFLLLMFSYFTDKYEKFEDFLLCLVFLNPLADCLLYLFMRSDVADLMPSLHCCCTSDTQQISVRYTTRTTQPSS comes from the coding sequence atgacacaacacaacatcagCATCAGCATCAATGGTTCTGAATCAAAGGTCAAAGTGAGATTAGTGTTTATCCGGATCATTTCGCTCATCGAGGTTCCCATCATGCTCTTAACTCTGTATGCCTTGTGTTTGCTGGTCAGGTCTCGACACGCCACTTCCATTTTTGTCATTCATTTGATTCTTTCAGATCTCGTCCAGACTATGTGTCAGATGATCTACGCAACAGGCAGTGTTAGGACACCATTGTTGGGGCTTGCCTATTATTATTCTTTGATTGTGAGCGTGTATTTGATGGCGTGTATCGCTTTGGAAAGATATCTTCTGGTTTCTCATCCGATCTGGTACAAAACTCACCACTCGCTGAAATCCTCCTGTTCGATTTCTCTCGTCATCTGGTGTGTGCCTCTGGGGTTTGCAGACATAAAACCACCTCATCTGCGTTTCCTAGCTTTCCCATTCACCATCGTGTGTTTGATCCCCTACCTGATAACCGCTCTGTGTTTTGTGGGCACGTGGAGGGGTCTCTCTCACGCCACATCACTGACGCCTCACAAGCGCAGGATGATTTTGGGCACTTTGTTCCTCGTGCTGCTGACTTACACATTTCTCCTCCTCCCGTTCTTTCTTTTATTAATGTTTAGTTATTTCActgataaatatgaaaaatttgAAGATTTCCTGCTCTGTCTGGTGTTTCTCAATCCTCTGGCTGACTGTTTACTGTATTTGTTCATGAGGAGTGATGTGGCTGATTTAATGCCGTCTCTTCACTGCTGTTGTACATCAGACACACAACAGATTTCAGTACGATACACAACCAGAACAACACAACCATCATCATAA